GGTGAAATATGCGCGATCATCTCCGTCGGCGGCAGCCGGCGGACCGCCGCCAAATACGTAGGCTGCGCTGCAGAATCGATCGGTCGCAAGGCTTGCCGCGATCCTGAGTTCGCGGAGCGCCTGGCCCGGGCCGAAGCCGATTTCGAAGTCATCCACTTATCGAATATTCAGCAGGCCGGCAAGAAATCCTGGAACGCATCGGCCTGGCTGCTGGAGCGAGTCTATCCCGAGCGGTTTGCCAAGCGCGGCGCCGCCACGATTCCGGTTCGCCAGTTGGATGACGTACTGACCCGGCTTGGTCAGGTGATCAAAGAAGAGGTTTCGGATCCAGAACGAGTCAAGCGGCTTGTGACGCGTTTGCAAGAGCTGCTGACGGAAATCGCCGCAGACGCGGTACGAAAGTCGCGCAAGTGACAATCGACAATACTAACAATCAGCAGGGCGCGCAGCCCGAAGTCAATTCGCGCGACGGAGACAATACGTTCGAGCCGGACGCCACCGATGCTGAACAATTGACGTACGATCCGTCCGCTTCGCTCGAAGAACAAGAAGACTATGTGATTCGGGCCGTGACGAATCAGTTGCTGCGCCACCTGCGCGATTCTCGCAACGCCACCTTCAGGCCGCGTGGCTTGCTCGATTGGGCGCGGCGGTATCTGCCTGCGCATTTCTCGCTTCCTCCCTCGACGATGCACCGTTGGCTAGAGGCCCAAATCGATCGGATGCGTGACGCGCGTGGACGAAAGATCAACGCCATTGGCCCGCGCGGTGCCGCCAAGTCGACCGTGGCGTCGTTGGCCTGCCCGCTGCGGGCGGCGGTTGAGGCGTCTGAGCAATACATCTGGATCGTCTCGGACACCAAAGATCAGGCGGCCAGCCATTTAGAGAACATCAAGGCCGAGCTGATCGATAACGACCTCCTGGCAGCCGATTATCCGGCCGCGATCGGAAAAGGCCCGGTATGGCGATCCACGGCGATTCGGCTGCGGAACGGCGTGGCGATCGAGGCGTTCGGCACAGGGCAACGCATCCGTGGTCGGCGTCGCCGCGCGAATCGCCCGACATTGATCGTGTGCGACGATCTACAAAACGACCAGCACATCGAATCCGTGCTGCAGCGCGACCATTCACGGCAATGGTTTCACGGCACGCTGCTCAAGGCGGGCACGCGCACGACGAATATCATTCACCTGGCCACGGCGCTGCATCGCGATGCGCTGGCTCTGGAGCTGCTGCGCACGGCGGGTTGGACGTCGCGCGTATTCCGCGCGATTGAGCGGTGGCCCGACGATATGCTCGCCTGGCAGCAGTGGGAGAGCCTTTACATAGATGTCGACAATGCGGACAGCCTGCGTGTCGCGCGCGCGTTTTATGAAGATCGCCGCAACGCCATGGAAGCCGGCGCCGTCCTGCTCTGGCCCGAACAG
The Pirellulales bacterium DNA segment above includes these coding regions:
- the terL gene encoding phage terminase large subunit translates to MTIDNTNNQQGAQPEVNSRDGDNTFEPDATDAEQLTYDPSASLEEQEDYVIRAVTNQLLRHLRDSRNATFRPRGLLDWARRYLPAHFSLPPSTMHRWLEAQIDRMRDARGRKINAIGPRGAAKSTVASLACPLRAAVEASEQYIWIVSDTKDQAASHLENIKAELIDNDLLAADYPAAIGKGPVWRSTAIRLRNGVAIEAFGTGQRIRGRRRRANRPTLIVCDDLQNDQHIESVLQRDHSRQWFHGTLLKAGTRTTNIIHLATALHRDALALELLRTAGWTSRVFRAIERWPDDMLAWQQWESLYIDVDNADSLRVARAFYEDRRNAMEAGAVLLWPEQEDLYSLMQMRVESGRSAFEREKQGSPVNPESYEWPEEYFGSHIWFEDWPAAVALKVVALDPSKGSDARRGDYSAFVLLAVGTDGLLYAEADMARRPTPQIVADGVELCRQFRPDALVIEANQFQDLLGREFMAEFARQGVLGTQPWSLDNRVNKLVRVRRLGPYLSQRRLRFKANSPATRLMIEQMQQFPVGDHDDGPDALEMAIRMATELLEQPAANDGLGDRLPLSL